A stretch of the Janthinobacterium sp. B9-8 genome encodes the following:
- a CDS encoding MgtC/SapB family protein, with translation MHFSQGFDLNLLFNSFINLSTAFILGSIIGYERQYRQRTAGLRTNTLVSLAAAVFVGLAYRLNGPGSAAHVAAYVVSGVGFLGAGTIMKEGLNVRGLNTAATLWGSAAVGACAGAGMIVDALMAAVFVLAANTLLRPVVNAINRTPINDQTGEVSYQICMIVDGGRQKHALSALESLLEQAQYPLGDLDVEPFGDEDVEITATLLSTSVDSGKLDALIAQMTKRPYVKQVFWNLSAAE, from the coding sequence ATGCACTTTTCGCAAGGATTTGATCTTAATCTATTATTTAATTCCTTTATCAATCTGAGTACGGCTTTTATTCTTGGCTCAATTATTGGCTACGAGCGGCAATACCGGCAGCGCACGGCAGGTTTGCGTACCAATACCCTAGTTTCACTGGCGGCGGCTGTGTTTGTGGGGCTTGCTTATCGCTTGAACGGCCCGGGTAGCGCGGCACATGTCGCGGCCTATGTGGTTTCTGGTGTCGGCTTTTTAGGTGCAGGCACCATTATGAAAGAAGGCCTGAATGTGCGTGGCCTTAACACGGCAGCCACCCTTTGGGGCTCTGCGGCGGTGGGGGCCTGCGCAGGAGCGGGCATGATTGTGGATGCGCTGATGGCGGCGGTGTTTGTATTGGCGGCTAATACTTTATTGCGCCCGGTGGTCAACGCGATTAATCGCACGCCGATTAATGATCAAACAGGTGAAGTGAGTTATCAGATTTGTATGATTGTGGATGGCGGCAGGCAAAAGCATGCTTTAAGTGCTTTGGAATCTTTATTGGAGCAAGCCCAATATCCCTTGGGTGATTTGGACGTAGAGCCTTTTGGTGATGAGGATGTGGAAATCACGGCGACCCTGCTGTCTACTTCGGTGGACTCAGGCAAGCTTGATGCCTTGATCGCTCAAATGACGAAGCGCCCTTATGTAAAACAAGTTTTCTGGAATCTATCAGCGGCAGAATAA
- the adhE gene encoding bifunctional acetaldehyde-CoA/alcohol dehydrogenase, with protein sequence MTVSNIQELDALMARVKKAQLLFATYTQEQVDKIFRAAALAAADARLPLAKLAVAETGMGVLEDKVIKNHFASEYIYNAYKDEKTCGILTQDDAYGIITIAEPIGIICGIVPTTNPTSTAIFKALIALKTRNGIVFSPHPRAKNSTCEAARIVLDAAVAAGAPRDIIGWIDQPTVELSNQLMKHKDINLILATGGPGMVRAAYSSGKPAIGVGAGNTPVVVDETADVKRAVASILMSKTFDNGVVCASEQSVIVVDSIYESMKARFAQSGAHILSKKETEAVRKVILIDGNLNAGVVGQAAVKIADMAGIKVPSYTKILIAEVSSTGEEEAFAHEKLSPTLAMYRAKDFYDAVTKAEALVALGGIGHTSALYIDQDQQHEKIAYFGDKMKTARILINSPASQGGIGDLYNFKLAPSLTLGCGSWGGNSISENVGPKHLINTKTVAKRAENMLWHKLPKNIYFRRGCLPFALADLANKKRATIVTGPYLFANGYCDETIKVLKQMGMEVEVFHEVEADPTLEVVRKGVHSLNLFKPDVIVALGGGSPMDAAKIMWVMYEHPEVHFEDLALRFMDITKRIYKFPKMGIKAELVAIPTTSGTGSEVTPFAVVTDEKTGMKYPIADYELTPNMAIIDADLVMNMPKSLTAFGGIDAVTHALEAYVSVLANEYSDPQALQALKLLKENLPSSFLNGAKDPKARELVHNASTIAGIAFANAFLGVCHSMAHKLGAEFHLAHGLANALLISNVIRFNSADIPTKQTAFSQYDRPQARCRYADIAEHLGLGGKNDEQKVVNLIAWIEELKTTIQIPASIKEAGVPEALFLSKVDQLAEEAFDDQCTGANPRYPLISELRQLLLDSYYGRNYVESHLREEVIEAK encoded by the coding sequence ATGACTGTTTCTAACATTCAAGAACTCGATGCGCTGATGGCGCGGGTTAAAAAAGCACAGCTACTTTTTGCAACTTATACACAAGAACAAGTAGACAAGATTTTCCGCGCTGCGGCGCTGGCTGCGGCTGATGCACGTTTGCCGCTGGCTAAGTTGGCTGTTGCTGAAACAGGCATGGGCGTGCTTGAAGATAAAGTGATCAAAAATCACTTTGCTTCTGAATATATTTATAACGCGTACAAAGATGAAAAAACCTGCGGCATTTTGACGCAAGATGACGCCTACGGCATTATCACCATTGCTGAGCCAATCGGAATTATCTGCGGGATTGTGCCAACGACCAACCCTACTTCCACAGCGATTTTTAAAGCGCTGATTGCACTTAAAACACGTAATGGTATTGTTTTTAGCCCACATCCACGTGCTAAGAACTCCACCTGTGAAGCCGCCCGTATCGTATTGGATGCCGCCGTTGCCGCTGGTGCGCCGCGCGATATTATTGGCTGGATTGATCAGCCAACCGTTGAGCTTTCTAATCAGCTCATGAAACACAAAGACATTAATTTGATTTTGGCCACTGGTGGCCCTGGCATGGTTCGTGCCGCCTACTCTTCAGGCAAGCCTGCAATTGGTGTGGGCGCAGGTAATACGCCAGTTGTAGTCGATGAAACTGCTGATGTTAAACGCGCTGTTGCCTCTATTTTGATGTCAAAAACATTTGATAACGGTGTAGTTTGCGCTTCAGAGCAGTCCGTCATCGTAGTTGACAGCATCTATGAATCTATGAAAGCCCGTTTTGCTCAAAGCGGCGCCCATATCTTAAGCAAGAAAGAAACCGAAGCCGTACGTAAGGTGATCTTGATTGACGGCAACTTAAATGCGGGCGTTGTTGGCCAAGCTGCGGTGAAGATCGCTGATATGGCTGGCATTAAAGTGCCTAGTTACACAAAGATTCTGATCGCTGAAGTGTCATCTACTGGTGAAGAAGAAGCTTTTGCTCACGAAAAACTATCGCCAACATTGGCCATGTATCGCGCTAAAGACTTTTACGACGCTGTAACTAAGGCTGAAGCCTTGGTTGCTCTCGGCGGGATTGGCCACACCTCTGCGCTATATATCGACCAGGATCAGCAACACGAAAAAATCGCCTACTTTGGCGACAAGATGAAAACCGCGCGCATCTTGATCAACTCCCCTGCTTCACAAGGCGGGATTGGCGACCTTTACAACTTTAAATTGGCTCCGTCCTTAACGCTGGGTTGTGGTTCATGGGGCGGTAATTCAATCTCTGAAAACGTGGGTCCAAAACACCTGATCAACACTAAAACGGTTGCTAAACGGGCTGAAAACATGTTGTGGCATAAACTTCCTAAGAACATCTATTTCCGTCGTGGTTGCTTACCATTTGCCTTGGCTGACCTTGCTAACAAGAAACGCGCAACCATCGTGACTGGCCCTTATCTATTTGCCAATGGCTACTGCGATGAAACCATCAAAGTGCTGAAACAAATGGGTATGGAAGTCGAAGTGTTCCACGAAGTTGAAGCCGATCCAACGCTAGAAGTAGTTCGTAAAGGCGTGCATTCCTTAAATCTGTTCAAACCTGACGTGATTGTTGCGCTGGGTGGTGGTTCGCCAATGGATGCCGCTAAGATTATGTGGGTAATGTACGAACATCCAGAAGTCCACTTTGAAGACCTTGCACTGCGCTTTATGGATATCACTAAGCGTATTTACAAGTTCCCTAAGATGGGGATTAAAGCTGAATTAGTTGCGATTCCAACCACATCTGGCACAGGCTCGGAAGTTACCCCATTTGCGGTAGTGACCGATGAAAAAACCGGCATGAAATACCCGATTGCCGACTATGAACTCACACCGAATATGGCGATTATTGATGCCGATTTAGTGATGAATATGCCAAAAAGCCTGACTGCATTCGGTGGGATTGATGCGGTAACGCACGCTTTAGAAGCGTATGTATCGGTACTGGCGAATGAATATTCTGACCCGCAAGCTTTGCAAGCACTGAAATTGCTTAAAGAAAACTTGCCTTCGTCCTTCCTTAATGGCGCGAAAGATCCTAAAGCGCGTGAATTGGTGCACAACGCATCAACCATCGCCGGTATTGCATTTGCCAATGCATTCTTGGGGGTTTGTCACTCCATGGCGCACAAGCTGGGCGCTGAATTCCACCTTGCGCACGGTCTTGCGAACGCCTTGCTAATTTCTAACGTGATTCGTTTTAATTCGGCAGATATCCCGACCAAGCAAACTGCATTTAGCCAATACGATAGACCGCAAGCGCGTTGCCGTTATGCTGATATTGCCGAGCATTTGGGCCTTGGCGGCAAGAACGATGAGCAAAAAGTGGTGAACTTGATTGCTTGGATTGAAGAGCTGAAAACAACGATTCAAATCCCTGCCTCGATCAAAGAAGCAGGCGTGCCTGAAGCGCTGTTCCTCTCTAAAGTAGACCAACTGGCTGAAGAAGCGTTTGACGATCAATGTACTGGTGCCAATCCGCGCTACCCATTGATTTCAGAATTAAGACAACTCTTGCTAGATAGCTACTACGGCCGCAACTATGTAGAAAGCCATTTGCGTGAAGAAGTCATCGAAGCAAAATAA
- a CDS encoding lytic transglycosylase domain-containing protein, with translation MNKKAIVVIALGLGGLWLLMAKAQKAGETQKEGGFFLPDVFGFMKASLSDAGEYLEDAFDLINSDFKKSVTSGRGNQYVTELEQIGRNRGLPNYLLSRIAYQESRFKETAYNTGSKAAGMFQINPITVVELSRQLGTKVDPYNWKQAGDAAAVYLAYLYRKYGDWTKAVAAYNCGPGTLNKHLAANGGRFVPEKMPQKEQRVYALEVMADISLD, from the coding sequence ATGAATAAAAAAGCCATTGTAGTCATCGCGCTTGGGCTGGGCGGCTTGTGGCTGTTGATGGCTAAAGCGCAGAAGGCAGGGGAGACGCAGAAAGAGGGCGGCTTTTTCTTGCCGGATGTTTTTGGGTTTATGAAAGCCAGCCTCAGTGATGCTGGTGAATATTTAGAGGATGCATTTGATTTGATTAATTCGGACTTTAAAAAATCAGTTACTTCAGGACGCGGTAATCAATACGTGACGGAGTTAGAGCAAATCGGAAGAAACAGGGGCTTGCCGAATTACTTACTTTCTCGAATTGCGTACCAAGAGAGCCGATTCAAAGAAACTGCATACAACACCGGCAGCAAGGCCGCTGGCATGTTCCAAATCAACCCGATTACCGTAGTTGAATTATCTCGGCAATTAGGCACAAAGGTTGATCCATACAATTGGAAACAGGCGGGGGACGCTGCAGCCGTATATCTGGCCTATCTGTATAGAAAATATGGGGATTGGACGAAGGCCGTGGCTGCATACAATTGTGGGCCGGGGACGCTTAATAAGCATTTGGCCGCAAATGGCGGCCGTTTTGTGCCGGAAAAAATGCCACAAAAAGAACAAAGAGTTTATGCCCTTGAGGTAATGGCTGATATTAGTCTCGACTAG
- a CDS encoding phage tail protein translates to MGRLTRRIYKSTVGVVNTYGRRKMAGEVFTHAGATPPAGALLCNGALISRTAYANLFAAIGILYGAGDGNTTFALPDLRGEFPRFADQGRGIDSGRVVGSGQGGDIQSHKHPIVLTDGNQVSGNMVAAQGAAGTLQFPLGRDVATSPSNSSASMGIVGGTETRPRNVALLPCIYY, encoded by the coding sequence ATGGGCCGCCTGACACGTCGTATCTACAAATCGACTGTGGGCGTGGTCAATACATACGGACGGCGAAAAATGGCGGGAGAAGTCTTTACACATGCCGGTGCAACTCCACCGGCAGGCGCTTTGCTTTGCAATGGCGCGTTAATCAGCCGCACAGCCTACGCAAATCTTTTTGCGGCAATCGGTATTTTGTACGGCGCAGGCGATGGCAACACCACGTTTGCACTACCCGATTTACGCGGTGAATTCCCGCGTTTTGCCGATCAGGGGCGCGGCATTGATTCCGGTCGGGTAGTGGGGTCTGGGCAGGGTGGTGATATTCAATCTCACAAGCACCCAATTGTGCTTACTGATGGAAATCAAGTTTCAGGAAATATGGTCGCAGCACAGGGCGCAGCGGGAACGTTGCAGTTCCCATTGGGTCGTGATGTTGCAACGTCCCCCTCTAACTCGTCGGCTTCGATGGGAATAGTCGGCGGCACAGAAACTCGCCCCCGCAACGTCGCCTTACTGCCCTGCATCTATTACTAA
- a CDS encoding major capsid protein P2: MTMQRKELPFFNVIAGSTATLTLPNGMTYERLMLQMGGTTFNKTHITDIRMRVNGKVIHQCNAADLESINAYSGLATDSKFITIDFTELFARDQVGQSIGALGTVNGVSQAVVEVDIAGTAVAPQLTCWSIISGPRQLTVCNKMLKYNFNIAAAGKWPLALPYGNQGGSIIKRIYIKSNTANGLEIKKNGTVIHESVKEVNEFWQKENKKTPQAGYYIFDPIVDNNQTDMLSTSDCVSFEVNPTFSGPETITVYVEYIDLLGNL, from the coding sequence ATGACAATGCAGCGAAAAGAATTACCATTTTTTAATGTGATTGCCGGTAGCACGGCAACACTGACTTTGCCTAATGGCATGACGTATGAACGCTTAATGCTGCAAATGGGCGGCACAACGTTTAATAAAACCCATATCACGGATATTCGTATGCGTGTAAATGGCAAGGTCATTCACCAATGCAATGCGGCTGATCTTGAATCAATCAATGCCTATTCCGGTTTAGCGACAGATTCAAAATTCATTACAATTGATTTCACAGAACTATTTGCGCGCGATCAGGTAGGCCAATCTATTGGTGCGCTTGGTACGGTAAATGGCGTATCTCAGGCCGTTGTGGAAGTGGATATTGCGGGAACAGCCGTTGCTCCACAATTGACTTGCTGGTCAATTATCAGTGGCCCGCGCCAATTAACCGTCTGCAATAAAATGTTGAAATACAATTTCAATATTGCGGCTGCGGGCAAATGGCCGCTTGCTTTGCCATACGGAAATCAAGGCGGTTCGATCATCAAGCGGATTTATATTAAATCCAATACCGCAAACGGTCTTGAAATCAAAAAAAATGGCACGGTTATTCATGAATCGGTCAAAGAAGTAAACGAATTTTGGCAAAAGGAAAATAAAAAGACGCCGCAAGCTGGCTATTATATTTTCGATCCAATCGTGGACAACAATCAAACCGATATGCTGAGCACTTCGGATTGCGTGTCGTTTGAAGTAAACCCGACGTTTAGCGGGCCGGAAACCATTACCGTTTATGTTGAGTATATCGACCTGCTCGGCAACCTATAA